A single Anopheles arabiensis isolate DONGOLA chromosome 2, AaraD3, whole genome shotgun sequence DNA region contains:
- the LOC120895173 gene encoding complement component 1 Q subcomponent-binding protein, mitochondrial: MIRNVRFLRWAVGKSFTSGKSTTTVAPSSQWNAGIIAQPSSGIATCNIKPLSAMSSGMSAKHAAGFSIASRQIHTKGERELVEFLAEEIVAEKKASPSATIPTSLNGFAITCNKADVELTKSSEREKITISFNVNHTVDMEGEEAEATENKPEFSAMKSRPQFEVDIVRGGTTLSFTCSYLPGEAQEGEYNDVFSIDEVTIYQGEWSDKVYAVAGDVLDGYLYDLLMNFLEEKGVSNEFAEKMSDFASAYEHAKYVELLEAISKFTVEKK; this comes from the exons ATGATTCGCAACGTTCGCTTCCTGCGTTGGGCTGTTGGTAAAAGTTTCACCAGCGGTAAGTCTACCACGACCGTGGCACCATCCTCCCAGTGGAACGCCGGTATCATTGCACAACCCAGCAGCGGAATTGCAACATGCAATATCAAACCGCTGTCGGCGATGTCTTCGGGCATGAGCGCTAAACACGCTGCCGGCTTCTCTATCGCTAGCCGACAAATTCATACCAAAG GCGAGCGTGAGCTAGTCGAGTTTCTGGCGGAGGAAATCGTGGCAGAGAAGAAGGCCAGCCCCAGCGCTACCATTCCGACGTCCCTGAACGGATTCGCCATCACGTGCAACAAGGCCGATGTGGAGCTGACGAAATCGTCCGAACGTGAAAA GATCACGATTTCGTTCAACGTTAACCACACGGTAGACATGGAGGGCGAAGAGGCCGAAGCCACGGAAAACAAGCCGGAGTTTTCTGCTATGAAGAGTCGTCCCCAGTTCGAGGTTGACATTGTGCGCGGTGGAACGACGCTGTCTTTCACCTGCTCCTATCTGCCCGGCGAAGCGCAGGAAGGAGAGTACA ATGATGTGTTCAGCATTGACGAAGTTACCATCTACCAGGGTGAATGGAGTGACAAAGTTTACGCAGTCGCTGGCGACGTTCTTGATGGG TACCTGTATGATCTGTTGATGAATTTCCTCGAGGAGAAGGGTGTCAGCAACGAGTTCGCGGAGAAAATGTCCGACTTTGCCAGTGCGTACGAACACGCCAAGTACGTCGAACTGCTGGAAGCTATCTCGAAGTTTACCGTTGAGAAGAAGTAA